One Nicotiana sylvestris chromosome 12, ASM39365v2, whole genome shotgun sequence genomic window carries:
- the LOC138883981 gene encoding uncharacterized protein yields MANNGPLSFQYPRLTKDNYEKWCLRMKVILGSQDVWEIIDRGYAKPDNEEALPQNEKEVLTKTRKKDQQALTLIHQCLDTAMFEKVADATTSKEAWEILQNSLQGVDKVKKVKLQTLRADFEVLKMKESECISDYFSKVKAVVNQLRRYGEDIEDVRVVEKILRTLTPKFNFVV; encoded by the coding sequence atggcaAATAATGGTCcgctatcttttcagtacccccgtctgacaaaagataattatgagaAATGGTGTCTACGTATGAAAGTCATCCTTGGCTCTCAGGATGTATGGGAAATCATAGACAGAGGGTATGCAAAACCCGATAATGAGGAAGCTCTGCCCCAAAATGAAAAAGAGGTCTTGACAAAGACAAGGAAGAAAGATCAACAAGCCCTCACGCTCATCCACCAATGTTTGGATACTGCCATGTTTGAGAAGGTGGCAGATGCTACCACCTCAAAGGAAGCTTGGGagattttacaaaattctcttcaaggagttgacaaggtgaaaaaggtaaaacttcaaactctaagggctgattttgaagttttaaaaatgaaagaatccgaatgcatctcggattatttttcaaaagtgaaGGCTGTTGTAAATCAACTAAGAAGATACGGGGAGGACATAGAAGATGTCCGTGTGGTAGAAAAGATCCTTCGCACTTTAACACCTAAATTTAATTTTGTGGTGTGA